The Coffea arabica cultivar ET-39 chromosome 9c, Coffea Arabica ET-39 HiFi, whole genome shotgun sequence nucleotide sequence AAAGGCTGGTCAAGAGAATTCTGGACCCTAATCCCCAAACGGTATGCGAACCTTGTCTCTTATTTAGCATTGCCAGTATATATGCCCCTGCccccttcctctctctctctctctgtggcGTAATTAGAAAATTAAACTATACCCTGCCTATAATCTATAGAAGGCAGGTATGACTGTGTCATTTGCCGTTTTTTGAATATTGAACAGCGTATTACAATTGCTGAGCTCATTGAGAACGATTGGTTCAAGAAAGGATATCAACCACCTGTTTTTCAACAAGAGGAAGTTAGTCTCGATGATGTGGATTCTGTTTTTGATGAATCTGCAGTATGTATTTGTGTTTAAAATTGCTTTTTTCATCTCTTCTAGGCTCCAATTGACTATGACATGGAGTATTATGATGGTACCAAAAGGAACTGTTTATGTGATGCTTTTTGATTTTTCAGGAGTCCCAAAACCTTGTTGTGGAGAGACGGGAAGAACATCCAACTACTCCGTTAACTATGAATGCCTTTGAGCTTATCTCAACATCTCAGGGTCTCAACCTTAGTTCTCTTTTTGAAAAACATATGGTATGTTCCAAATTATAGTGATGTCACAACAAATGTGATGCAATGGAAATCCATATAATCTTCTGATTTGTATGCCAAAAAGCAGCCACTACTTTTGTTTTATGAATTTGAAAACCATTTCTCCAAATACTGGTTAGttattgaaaattttcctttccttctaaCGAATCATTTGTAAATGTAACACTTATTCTGCATAAGTTATTGGGTCTTGGCGCTTTTGTGTAATGCGCTTgaatatttcacaaatattATATAAGTCAGTTAATTAACTGGGGCTCCTTTCTTTATCCATTCAAGATCAGAGAAAGTTAAATTAGTGGTAGTTCTTGCACTATTATATAACAAATTGCTAtgtctttgtattttttttcttgccctTAAAGTGTCTCAAAATGTGTGCTGATGCTTCTTTCATGACTAGGGGTTTGTTAAACGGGAAACGAGATTCACATCTAAGCGTCCTGCTAatgaaataatttcaaaaattgagGAAGCTGCTGTTCCTCTGGGATTTGGAGTGAAGAAAAATAACTACAAGGTAATTAATATTGCTTTCTGGTCTTCACCTGAATGCCCTCTGTTAGCCTTTAATTGTCAGTCGGCCAATGCTGAATAAATTTGTATCAATTGCTGATGCTAGTTTCAGTCCTTGTGGCACCTACTAGCTTTTACAGATTGTGTTGATATATCTGTGTAGAAACCAATGGCTCAGTGATTGGATCATGTTTTAAGTGATTTGGATATGCTCTTTAATGTCATTTTTTTTGACATGATGATGACCTGTAGTTCTGGTTCAACTTgcatttttttatcaaattttgttattttgtcaGATGAAGCTCCAAGCAGAGAAGACAGGACGCAAGGGCCATTTATCTGTTGCGACAGAGGTTTCTTTGTGGATCTAGAGCACCTTTTTCTTAGTGATTCCTTTTGACACAATATATTGAGCTCtggttataattttttaatcacAGATATATGAGGCCATTTATCTGTTGCAACAGAGGTTTCTTTGTGGATCTAGAGCACCTTTTTCTTAGTGATTCCTTTTGACACAATAAATTGAGCTCtggttataattttttaatcacAGATATATGAGGTGGCTCCTTCACTCTTCATGGTTGAGCTTCGCAAGGCTGGAGGAGATACTTTGGAATTTCACAAGGTTAGATTCACAAAAATAAGCAGCATCTGCGACTTGAAGTAAATGTAACGGCCTCCATGTACCACTGATTGATAATTTATATGTATATGCAGGCACAGAAGCACATACACGTGCTTATTTAAGTGGCTTTAAGATGGCAAAACAGAAAAGCGAAGTGCTTTTCAAGATGTCAATGCCATGTAGACTTGGCATAGAATTATCTCCTATGTGTGAACTATGTGGTCTTTAGTTCTGCACAGAAAATTGCTCTGAAGGATTTTATATATGTCATTTGCTTGTTTGCAGCTACTTATTTTTGCGCTTTTTTATTTATATGCAGTTCTACAAGAACCTTTCAACTGGGTTGAAGGATATAGTGTGGAAAACAGGGGATGAAGCAAAGGAGGAACTCAATGATGGTTTGTAACTCAATGCATTTCTATTATTGGATTATTGATATAAAAATTTCAATTGCAAGGTCTTGTTTCATTTCCTAGTTGTACAATGGTACATTGGGATTTTATTGCACGCAACTAAATTATGGTTTGCTTTTGCAGAGCCTAGAAATAATTGAAATTTCTGTCTCGTTAATGACTAATTCCTTTTGGCTGCTGGCTTCTCTGTCTTATGGATGTTAGCCATAAATATTCCACTTGGTTCATGTATATGATGTGCATGGAAGTCGGTTCTATTCTTCTTACTTCAAAACTATTGCCTTTGTTTTACGGTCTTCAAATTGTCTTCCATAACAGAGACATGTATAAGTTACTAATTTGACGTCTTCAGTTATTCAGGAAGAAAATATACTTTTGCATCCATTAACCAGTATCATTTTTGCTCATGTAGCTTGTTCTTTAATACCCAGGGGTTGCTGGCATCTCAGCGTCGTCATCATCTTAACATCTGAGGGTCCTTTCAAAGTTATTTTTGTTGGGATTGCACGTTCTTTTAGATGGTTATTCATCTTCTACTAGATTTGTGTATTATGGTGTGGTTATATCTGAAGGTTCCAAGCAATGATTGTTTGCGAGTTACTCAGCTATGTGAAACATAAATTGTAGTAAGGATTAGAATTGCAAATGTTAAAAAAGCAAATAATACATGACCCATGTTCAGGAATCATTTGACTAGTAGACCAAGATTCCTCTCTTTTACCTTTGCGCTGTCTTTTTTCTTTGGCATTGTGGGATGGTGAAGGGGATGTTGGTCTGAGGTAGCCCCAAACTAAAACCTTTTGCACTGCCGTGTCAAACCTTTTTGTCCATTTCAGTTTTTTTCATTTACAGGGTTTCCTGTTGTTTGTCCCATACCCAGACAACCATCTCCTCCCTCTCTCTACATCCgagacaaaaagaaaataatagaaGAAAGAACAATGATGCTTTCCTCAAAAATCAAAGAGTTCTGGGGAAGAGTGGGAAAAAACGAAAGAAACAATACATAGTTCTTCACAAGGGTTTAATGTGTCTAGGCATGGTAATAGGTTAGGTTTGGAACCACCAAACATTGATTTAAACTTGTTAAATGTATTAGATAGATTCAAACCCTGATGGATTTAATGGAAAAAGACTATACTCAAATCCTTATAGATGTAGGTAACCAATAGGCCATGATAAGATGTAATTAGGTTGGACTTGCTAACTGATACGGTAACATAGATAAATATTTGCAGTATATGTCTATATTCTAAATAGGTTTTAGCTTGGGTTGGTTTGGATAGTAAAGATCCATACCTTAATGAGGTTTATAATTATATTGTAGGACTTGGTCCCGACTAAGGTTTGGgtcttaaaaaatttaaatagaaGGCATTAAAAATATAATGGATCCATATAATTATATTGTAGGACTTGGTCCCGACTAAGGTGTGGGTCTTAAAAATTTTAATGGAAGGCATTAAAAATATAATGGATCCTTGTTGTATGTAGATATAACCTACTCTATTGACATGTCAGTGTGtatccaaaaattaaaataaacgTTGTAGAAATATAAGTGAAATCTAAAGCTTGATTTGATTCAACTCGATTTTACGTGGAGATTGCATCAAGTTTGAAGCATTCAAGTTAACCTTGAGCGAAAAAGTATCACGTTGGAAAGCTTACTAAACTTAATTGACCCTTAAGTAAACATATTATTCATCTTTTTAATACTTATTCATGTAAAATGTTTATCTTATTCCCTATAAAGTATCAGTGGTCTTTTGCTCAAGCTCAAATTTAGACTTTATAGGGCTTGAACTTGTGCTTCATCAAGCCCGACCGGTTATTGATGTTAATCAAAGTCGAGCTTGAGTAGATTATCAAATTGTCGGTATGACACTAAAGTGTACCAAACTTAAGCTATTCAATTGAGTGGCCAAAATGTAATGTTGAATGTATATATTggttaaaattaaaagaatcaGATAGCCATAAGgatatgggataatttcagaaacctcccctgaggtttttgacaattgtAGAGAGCCCTTACTTTTactatttatataataatataggCCCAAAACactatatttttctcaaaaatcctaaactaccttttttgtacaaaaataaaacaaaaattattttgccAATTGCTTCCTTCCACATTTCAACCAAACCCACTATACTAACAAACTAACCTAACAAATAGTCTAATTCCAAATTTTAAACCCAAGCAATTCTATCATCATAGTCGTAAAATTGCTTCTTCCAAAGCATGCATTCAATTTTGAAGATTCGTTCCATCCTTTAAAAATATTCTCACCATATGGTTCCATAGAATGGTCAAACTTACAATCAACCGTCCCTTGTGTTTGCATAATTTCAACATAGGATGTCATCGTTTGGTTCCATATAAGTGGTTCAACTCCTACTACATGAGCCACATTATGGCCTTGAAGAAAATCTTTAGGGGAAATTTAGGCATGGATGGGATTAATCAAGTTTAAGAGAAGGAAGGCATCATTATAACTATAGATAtcttcaagaaattcattttgccaaaaaccaaaTTTCTATTTGCAACTAATCacaccctaaacttcaaaacCCAATGCTCACACCttctgaaaagaaaataatctagCCTACCATCAAATCTCCAAACATATTAACATCTTAAATATAGAGAAGAAACTCTATCTCCATAGCGAAATCATAACCAACAATTGTCAAgcataaaaagaaatataaatatACTTATTAACATCTTAAAAAGTTTTTTAGATGGATGATAGACAAATTAGCAAATTTACCAATTTCAGTCCCTCTTCCTCTTTTGGTCAATGATTGCATTATTTGTTCCATTATTATTGTGTGCGTCTTCATCTCCTTTTAGTTTGACCATGAAATCGGATTTTACTTCGACCATCAATTCTAATCCCTTAACTAAACTTGTGATTTGACAATTCCAAATAGAAGAAAGGAGGAATTGGAATATATAGTAGAGCTTGAGGGATCTCTTGTGGCGTGATTGGCTGCAGTTATAGGCAATGGTTTATGGTAATTTGAGAGTGAATTATAGAAGGAAGGGGTTAATGGATGAGAACAGAGTGATAGCAAGTGAGAGAAAATCGTCGTTAGTTATAACTTATAAACAGAATAGCTAAAGAAGTcaggttttttttctttttttttaatctcatttCATTATACTGTGAATTATTTATTAAGTGAAGGTCACTATAGTCATTTTATTGTGACAAGAGAGgctagtgtaatttgtaaaaccTAAGGGGAGTGGAGTGAAATTGTCATAAATCTCAagagaggtttgtgaaattatccctaaggATATTgtagtgtttttctttttttttttttccaataaaagAATGGTGGAATTTAAGAAGTGAGGAGGAAGAAGAGAATTTGAAACTAGTACCTCTACGTCCCAAGATACTGTAGTTAAAAACTCAATAAACCTCATGTTGTATATGCACAATAGTGCCATTTTTATTGACTTCAGCTTGGACTACTGGCAGGTGCTGTAATAATTTGGTATAATTGTGTATGGTTGATAGAGTTTGTTGGAGTCTGTCTTCTAATTAAATCTGGTTTAGGCCTAGTGTTTTAAAACCATTGATTAAAATCCAATACACGTCCCCCATATACAGAAATGTATTGTGGGAAACTGCAGGCTTACTCTACCGGAGATGAGTATAATCCTATCTTGTTATacatattaattttgttcatatatatcaaatcttataaaaatataactatttaTACGAATATATACCAAATCTTATAAACGGATAGTAACACCTCCACATCTATGTCAGCCATCTGGTAATTTCCACGTTTAAGTTCCAAACTTGTGAGCCCttgcttatttatttattttttgcaaaattttcattgtagattttaaaaatttttatttttctttctaacCCTCTTTAAACAAAAATTGAGAAAACCCGTAAACCAATTGAATAAGATGCCTTCTAAATTACTGAATGATAAGGAAAATTtgtgaagcaaaaaaaaaaaaaaaatcataggaTGCTCAAAAATCAAATTATCTTTTCAATACTTTGCTTGGTTTAAGTACAAAGTTTATTTCTTTACTATATGAATTTATTTCCAACTTATCAAATTGCATATTAAACTTGTAATTCTACATAATTGGAACTAGTGCTTTTGATGAGTGTCATATGATTAAATATTATGTGTTAcaagtttttaatttttgcgGACGGAGGAGGAAACCAGTCAGTGGACGAATTAAAAGCACAATTAAAATGTCTAATTGTCATTGTATGTCATAAAGACATTGTGGGTTGACCATATTCTTGAGATGCTGAAAATTTGACAATTGACATCaccaac carries:
- the LOC113708579 gene encoding CBL-interacting serine/threonine-protein kinase 23-like isoform X12, with amino-acid sequence MKLIRHPNVIRMFEATKGRLKEDEARKYFQQLINAVDYCHSRGVCHRDLKPENLLLDANGVLKVSDFGLSALPQQVREDGLLHTTCGTPNYVAPEVINNKGYDGAKADLWSCGVILFVLMAGYLPFEESNLLSLYKKIFKAEFTCPPWFSSSAKRLVKRILDPNPQTRITIAELIENDWFKKGYQPPVFQQEEVSLDDVDSVFDESAESQNLVVERREEHPTTPLTMNAFELISTSQGLNLSSLFEKHMGFVKRETRFTSKRPANEIISKIEEAAVPLGFGVKKNNYKMKLQAEKTGRKGHLSVATEIYEVAPSLFMVELRKAGGDTLEFHKFYKNLSTGLKDIVWKTGDEAKEELNDACSLIPRGCWHLSVVIILTSEGPFKVIFVGIARSFRWLFIFY
- the LOC113708579 gene encoding CBL-interacting serine/threonine-protein kinase 23-like isoform X13; this translates as MKLIRHPNVIRMFEVMASKTKIYIVLEFVTGGELFDKIATKGRLKEDEARKYFQQLINAVDYCHSRGVCHRDLKPENLLLDANGVLKVSDFGLSALPQQVREDGLLHTTCGTPNYVAPEVINNKGYDGAKADLWSCGVILFVLMAGYLPFEESNLLSLYKKIFKAEFTCPPWFSSSAKRLVKRILDPNPQTRITIAELIENDWFKKGYQPPVFQQEEVSLDDVDSVFDESAESQNLVVERREEHPTTPLTMNAFELISTSQGLNLSSLFEKHMGFVKRETRFTSKRPANEIISKIEEAAVPLGFGVKKNNYKMKLQAEKTGRKGHLSVATEIYEVAPSLFMVELRKAGGDTLEFHKAQKHIHVLI
- the LOC113708579 gene encoding CBL-interacting protein kinase 23-like isoform X2: MKMASSRSSGGSGGFGASKTRVGRYELGKTLGEGTFAKVKFARNIETGENVAIKILDKEKILKHKMIGQIKREISTMKLIRHPNVIRMFEATKGRLKEDEARKYFQQLINAVDYCHSRGVCHRDLKPENLLLDANGVLKVSDFGLSALPQQVREDGLLHTTCGTPNYVAPEVINNKGYDGAKADLWSCGVILFVLMAGYLPFEESNLLSLYKKIFKAEFTCPPWFSSSAKRLVKRILDPNPQTRITIAELIENDWFKKGYQPPVFQQEEVSLDDVDSVFDESAESQNLVVERREEHPTTPLTMNAFELISTSQGLNLSSLFEKHMGFVKRETRFTSKRPANEIISKIEEAAVPLGFGVKKNNYKMKLQAEKTGRKGHLSVATEIYEVAPSLFMVELRKAGGDTLEFHKFYKNLSTGLKDIVWKTGDEAKEELNDACSLIPRGCWHLSVVIILTSEGPFKVIFVGIARSFRWLFIFY
- the LOC113708579 gene encoding CBL-interacting serine/threonine-protein kinase 23-like isoform X11 gives rise to the protein MKMASSRSSGGSGGFGASKTRVGRYELGKTLGEGTFAKVKFARNIETGENVAIKILDKEKILKHKMIGQIKREISTMKLIRHPNVIRMFEEDGLLHTTCGTPNYVAPEVINNKGYDGAKADLWSCGVILFVLMAGYLPFEESNLLSLYKKIFKAEFTCPPWFSSSAKRLVKRILDPNPQTRITIAELIENDWFKKGYQPPVFQQEEVSLDDVDSVFDESAESQNLVVERREEHPTTPLTMNAFELISTSQGLNLSSLFEKHMGFVKRETRFTSKRPANEIISKIEEAAVPLGFGVKKNNYKMKLQAEKTGRKGHLSVATEIYEVAPSLFMVELRKAGGDTLEFHKFYKNLSTGLKDIVWKTGDEAKEELNDACSLIPRGCWHLSVVIILTSEGPFKVIFVGIARSFRWLFIFY
- the LOC113708579 gene encoding CBL-interacting serine/threonine-protein kinase 23-like isoform X10, giving the protein MKLIRHPNVIRMFEVMASKTKIYIVLEFVTGGELFDKIATKGRLKEDEARKYFQQLINAVDYCHSRGVCHRDLKPENLLLDANGVLKVSDFGLSALPQQVREDGLLHTTCGTPNYVAPEVINNKGYDGAKADLWSCGVILFVLMAGYLPFEESNLLSLYKKIFKAEFTCPPWFSSSAKRLVKRILDPNPQTRITIAELIENDWFKKGYQPPVFQQEEVSLDDVDSVFDESAESQNLVVERREEHPTTPLTMNAFELISTSQGLNLSSLFEKHMGFVKRETRFTSKRPANEIISKIEEAAVPLGFGVKKNNYKMKLQAEKTGRKGHLSVATEIYEVAPSLFMVELRKAGGDTLEFHKFYKNLSTGLKDIVWKTGDEAKEELNDACSLIPRGCWHLSVVIILTSEGPFKVIFVGIARSFRWLFIFY